The Mytilus galloprovincialis chromosome 3, xbMytGall1.hap1.1, whole genome shotgun sequence genomic interval taaatattactaAATTAGTCAATCATTTGTCTATACTTAGATTAAAGACTTAGTCCGAGATAATCGGACGTCAGAGTTAATTACTCTGATCTGACGTCCGACCCTAATGAGGGTAGTACTGTCCTTTACTGTCAGTTGTCAAATGGCGATTTTCTGCTACCGTTGGTGTcaaatttattgattaaactttAACTGTGGTTTGTCAAAATATCCTTGTCGTGATTCGTCAGATGTCTGTAATAATCATCATTACcgttaatttggaaaaaaaatgacgtgatttgtcaaaatcaatcgttttttttttatcgtctaaaagaaagagCATATTTAATgccatgcaccaaaaattaccgtaaatgtcatttggcaagaatttttaccgttatttgtcatgaaggtatcCCCATTACCACCCTTCTAAAGGGTattatgaggcaggcattacctgtgaatggggacgaagtctatgattttttttttagatcaacaatgatcaacaatgttaaaaagagaaacggaaataccgtaacgtttgcgattttggttctgttgttagggattttagttgtgacgttatttaagttatgacgtcatattcaatgtaaacaaagaaacgctgtctcaggtaacgttttttaataacaaacatttttttatacgaccgcaaattttgaaaaaattttcgtcgtatattgctatcacgttggcgtcgtcgtcgtcgtcgtcctgcgtccgaatacttttagttttcgcactctaactttagtaaaagtgaatagaaatctatgaaattttaacacaaggtttatgaccatataaggaaggttggtattgattttgggagttttggtcccaacattttaggaattcggggccaaaaagggcccaaataagcattttcttggttttcgcaccataactttagtttaagttaatagaaatctatgaaattttgacacaaggtttatgaccacaaaagaaagattgggattgattttgggagttttggtttcaacagtttaggaataaggggccaataaagggcccaaataagcatttttcttggttttcgcacaataactttagtttaagtaaatagaaatcgatgaaatttaaacacaatgtttatgaccacaaaaggaaggttggtattgattttgggagtttaggacccaacagtttaggaattaggggccaaaaagggacccaaataagcatttttcttggttttcgcaccataacgttagtataagcaaatacaaatctatgaaatttaaacacaaggtttatgaccataaaaggaaggttggtattgattttgggagttttggtcccaacagtttaggaaaaaggggcccaaagggtccaaaattaaactttgtttgatttcatcaaaattgaataattggggttctttgatatgccgaatctaactgtctatgtagattctcaacttttggtcccgttttcaaattggtctacattaaggtccaaagggtccaaaattaaacttagtttgattttgacaaaaaatgaatcggttgggttctttgatatgttgaatctaaaaatgtacttagattcttgattattggcccagttttcaagttggtccaaatcggggtccaaaattaaactttgtttgatttcatccaaaattgaatccttggggttctttgatatgccaaatctaactgtgtatgtagattcttcatttttggtcctgttttcaaattggtttacattaaagtccaaagggtccaaaattaaactaagtttgattttaacaaaaattgaattcttgggcctctttgatatgctgaatctaaacatgtacttagatttttgattatgggcccagttttcaagttggtccaaatcaggatctaaaattattatattaagtattgtgcaatagcaagtcttttcaattgcacagtattgtgcaatggcaagaaatatctaattgcacaatattgtgaaatagcaaatttttttttaattagagttatctttctttgtccagaatagtaagcaagaaatatcctattgcacaatattgtgcaataacaagaatttttttttaattggagttatctttctttgtccagaatcaacttaaatctttgttatatacaatatacaatgtatatacactttttactaccaactgataaatttaaataatctttaccattcagtgataacaaacagtttttttacatcttaatattttatgatgtatttaaatgagtagttattgttgcaaactccattagaatattttaattgagattagttttggaataagggaaagggggatgtgattaaaaaattgggttggaataagggaaagggggatgtgattaaaaaattgggttaaatttttctcatttgaaatttcataaattaaaagaaaatttcttcaaacatttttttgagaggattaatattcaacagcatagtgaattgctctaagagaaaacaaaaaatttaagttcattagaacacattcattctgtgtcagaaacctatgctgtgtcaactatttaatcacaatccaaatttagagctgaatccagcttgaatgttgtgtccatacttgccccaaccgttcagggttcaacctctgcggtcgtataaagctacgccctgcggagcatctggttttaaaatgaattagtattagttcctttcttagactgataaatatacattttattcaaagtctcatgtaaacaagaccggaaacggaagtagatttctgcgccgatccggaaattcaaaaacgcgacaaaaaaaaaattgaacgattttgagttcattagtacaatgaaaaatttgggaattttttttttttttattgaattttctactgtaataggggactctGTCCCCATATAATAATTTGGGGAgaaagttggggggggggggtctgatccTGGGTTCCGCTAATTGTTTTGTGAGAATCTTGTATCCTGCTTCTTGTGCCATAATAGGGTCATGTATTTCCCCCTGTCCTGCCAGACTTTATTTGTCCTGTTTTCAGGCTTAATTAGTTGACTTTCATGTGTCAAGCTACAAAAAAATCGGCCAATCGTGTCaggcttagaccccaatgagatcAATGTTAAATGGCTGTTCTAAAAATTATAAACTGGACCGAAGATTGAAAATTGAACTTCACAGTCAAATTTAGCTTACATGTATTAAGCCCCATTGAAATAAGAAGtaatctataataaatattagAAAAGTAGTGTTGTTATCCCTTTCTCAATTTGTCCCATCCCATTCCAATCTGAGCTATAGATGTATGTATTTATTGATGTGGTGAAATTTTTAGccactcattaatatatattgaaaagcaaaaactatcattgatgaaagatttaagcaaaaaaattGTGAGCATATTTGGATAGCTTTCAGAGTGACCCATTTCTGGGTGCCGATTTGTTCTTATGTACTGTAATTTGTCTTTTGCTGAACTATCTAGGACTGGAAGTACAACTCTCAAAATGTATGAGACGCTGATGAGTACCTGTTGGTGAATTtggtttaaagtcatatgaaacaaatgactggtgaaaaataatgtttatccaattcttgaaccaatgcatgtatatatattataaacttagtcttctgtgtacgattttatcatttttacgcaaaaatattgtataattgtaatttttttccctctctgtctgttatgaaaTGAAAATATGGTAGCTTATTAATTGTcatgttttgaagccgtagttttcCAATTGTCACCTATTGTAAACattcaacaaagaagcatggatattgagcacgtgtataacatgtacaataagataaTAGTTTTATTACAATGACAGATCCAGGCGTATCACCAGATTTTTATGAGACaggtcacgctaaggtcactttgaatacgaaaaatatgttggtgaaattgcttcctggaagcaagcaattaaaaaagtaaacttcttctaaatatggacaaattaattttcttcagaaaaaagtatatatgtaGATAAGTTTAATACTgacaactatccattttgttataaaaaacatatgcataatttttttaaatttgaggtttcatatgactttaatatggGGATTTTGCAGATTTAAtgcggtttttttttcagtaatcaGAACAAAATTGATGGAAATTTATTAGTCTCCTTGTTTGTTACAGATACATGTTTACGCACTCATAATAAATAATATGCTGTTTATGTTTATGATCTGTATTTGAAAAATccaattagaaaaaaacattaaccGAAAGTTTATTCTCTTCCATGTTGCTGAAGGTATTTTAAGGGCATTGTATGTATTTTGTCATTGCATGTTTACCTACATGTATTAAGACCAACAAAATACTaattatcttgtttttttttcttttgacacaGGCCTTAGATGACACCAAGTGTAAATTTAACTTCTGTATATGTTCTGAGAACAATTAAACTTTTATCAGTGCGTAACTTGACTAGAATAAGCAAAAAGttttattatcgaggtggaaatcTAAAAACAATGAAGCTAGAATCACCAGCATTCCAATCTATATTAACCTCAGAGCTTAATACTCTGGtcaatatatttgataaatatgaccATGAATTGAGGATAGCAGGAGGGGCAGTCCGAGACTTGGTATTGGACATGGTTCCACATGACATTGATTTTGCTACAACAGCCACACCTACACAGATGAAAGAGATGTTCAATATAGAAAAAATTAGAATGATTAATGACTCTGGAGAAAAACATGGTACAATCACAGCTAGAATAAATGATAAGGTAATGTCTACTTTACATACACAGGAGCCTCAGAATAGAAATTGTACAATCACAGCTAGAATAAATGATAAGGTAATGTCTACTTTACATACACAGGAGCCTCAGAATAGATATTTCCTTTTAACATTAACAAGCTGAAACTAGATGAATCCTGAATGTATTTCATTAAAGAtagttttattaataatttttattggcaacaaagataaaaaaaattgtattctagcttgtatgttattattttttgttattttttttaaggaaaattttgaaGTGACAACTCTAAGAATTGATGTGGTTACAGATGGTCGCCGTGCAGAGGTTGAGTTTACAAGGGACTGGCAGTTAGATGCTAACAGAAGGGACTTGACTATCAATGCTATGTTTTTAGGTTAGTATACCAAAGATTGGTAGTTAGATGCTAATAGAAGGGACATGACTATCAATGCCATGTTTTTAGGTAAgtatatcaaatttgtatttgAAGGGAAATGTTAGAGTCAAATTGTACACagatgacaaaatcaaaaacattttttctgataaataagTTTTTGTAGGGTTGTTGGCACTATCTAGCATTACTGTCAAGATACTTTTTAAATTACTAACATGCACATGATCAGTTTATAAAGAAACTTTTTTAAGACTAAACCAATATGGAAGTTTTATTTCATGTCAGTGAATTATCTCTTTTGTATTTTCAGGTTTTGATGGAACaatatatgattattttaatGGAGTAGAGGACCTTAAAAACAGGAGAGTTAAATTTGTAGGTGATCCTGTATCCAGGATACAAGAAGACTATTTACGGATTTTAAGATATTTCAggtaatattaaaaatacagattttccTAGTCAGGTTTTCACCTTAGATGTTAGAAGAAAGTGTTTTGTTAACACAAAATCTCCTAGGGTTTTATAggaataaaacacaaattgactGAATGACTTCCTAATGTGTATAGTTGTACAGTTCCACATTAAAACTTTACCAGAATGATATTAAGGAAAATGTAAGGGTTTTCCAAGCAAAATTTAACCATATTTGTGTGTAAACTGCAATTATTTAACTTAAGTGAAATGTTTATGATATCTGTCACATTTAATATTTGTTTCTCCTTTGTTAAAGATTTTATGGAAGAATATCAGAAAAAGGTAATGACCATGAAGAATCCACACTAAATGCTATTAAAGAGAATGCTAGTGGTATGAAAAGTAAGTTTTGATCATAAAATGTTAAATTAGTATATTTCCAGTTTAAATGGCTTTGGTTATAGTAGTTAACCAGAATTTTTGGTCACATAGGACAAACTTACAGAACTACATTGTTTATACAATTACAAGTCTATGCATCTGAGCAGATGTAAAATCAAATTGTCCaaccaaaatatttcaatatgatATGAATTTAGtttatatctttatctttatatattgTGAATTCGTTATTTTTCGTTGGATTCTATATGCACAGGGAAACCACAATAAATGTTAAAGGAATTATAATTTTTTCATCCACTGTATGCTGACTTTAccaaaaccataaaattaaatatccaagataatgtaagttgtatttcatCCACGAAAATTTATACCCACCAATATAAATGAATTCACAACATTTGTTTTTGGAAGTCTTGTTCCTCTTGTCACAATTTTCtgacaaatatattttcattttcaatcttTCAATTCCATAAGATATCAttcttatataaattttcaaaagtaaGATTACCATTCCATTTACAAATTTTAAGGCATTTAAAATTCTTGCATCCTACTGGACAATGACAATAGTTTAAgtccaaactgattttttttggtCAGATACATCTCAAAATTAATCTTTAGTAGACATAGTGTGTGCtgttcatttaaatgttatttttgcaaatatatgaaagtttttttttcaaaaatgtaaaaaaaaatattcaaaaatttatttaatcatAGAATATATATAGTTCTAACATCTTCATCTTCATCCACAGCATTAACAATGTATTATTTTCTCTTAAGTTATATCTGGTGAGAGAATATGGATGGAACTGAAGAAGATATTATGTGGCAATCATGCAAGAGACATTTTACCCACAATGCTTCAGTTAGACCTTGCACCTTACATGGGTAAATATCTATAGTAATTATTGACTTTTAATCAGTTTGACCTATATCCATAGATAggttaatatttgttattgtatAGAAACTGAATATTGGctgttgaaaaaacaaaacattgtgtAACTTGAGTAATTCAGTCTCTCAACTGTCCCACTCATGAGGGCTTTCACTCTTTATATGATAAAAATCGTCTTAAATTCAGGATTTTAGTTGACACTCTATCTGTACAAGAGAGCCAATCAGCAATAGCTATATATTATCAAGATACGGAAATTGTTTGTGGTCACCTTAAATTTGTTCAGGCTATTCTCATATTGTTTTGTAGCAGTTGCATACCTTTgctaaacaataaaacataagaaATTTTGTAGAAAGAAAAACGTCAGAAAGGCACTGGAATGACTGCTAGAGAAGTTTGTATTCAATTTGTGGTAAGGAAATAATCTGAAAAATTACTTGAGATCTAAATGAGACTTCACATTTCTTTTTATCAGAAGTTTTATAGATTGTGGTCAGATATGCAATTTGTCATGTCAGTATACAACTCATTTGTACTAGTGATAGATGTACATTACTGTTCTTGTTACAGGTTTACCAGATAAAACCGATATAGAAGAGTATAGAACTGTATGTTGTGCAACAGAGGGATTAGACCCACAACCGATGACAAGGCTGGTGGCATTACTAGCAAATGATGATGAGGTAGGATTATGTTTTGTTATTATCTGATCACACTCAGGAAAATTGGGATGCTATCATAAcagatttgataattttttgacgATGCAAATATGCAAATCAGGTCAGAATTGCATTGAGATCAGGATAATTGGGACCAATATTGGTGGAAAATATTTGAAGTTGTTGTAATTAATTGTTTTTAGAAATCTAGAAAATTTTCAGTCAGGAATCACTGGATCTTAATAAGACTTCTGACAAATTTTTACAGGGAATGGTTCTATCAAAGACGTCAGTACAAATTCTAATAGGCTTGAAAGGAGTAGGgtcaataaggcccttatttggcccataTATTTCCCCAATTTAAATAGTTATCACACATATTTAAAAATCTGTACAAACTAGACTAAGGGCAGGATTTTTTGATttattggtttacggatccgccgacccaaTTTTGCCgattttccagaataaaaataaaattgacttttcatgcttttttattcccgccgaccctaacaaatgcattatccctgaaaaatatttaaaatattctttcttttttttttatgaaatgaaatgcattaatcacttacaaaattaataacactttctgttgtgaaaaaataaaacttccagtttacatttcttaaaatagacaaatcaattataactgaccttgaaatgtcatttgcgcaaataattttgcggaacgaaacctgtgtttaaaaccaattacacaataagttcgtttcccttatttgtcatcagtccgtaagatgcaacatctcatagaaatagacttgtccaaatgtggacaggtggaagacatcaagttaaagtactgaatattaacaaatcatttggaatttcttgtttcatagataataaaacaatatcatccatttggataaaaaacgggaatgcatgacaacagattaatacaatattctcgtttttccagtggaggagtctattacgtttttgacacgtgtgttgaaacttattttcgtacgacgtttttacatttttttcttgatcagttttcatgtttgaagatcattattcaccaagttttctaaaattgattaagagctacgcgaatcaGTTTTTCTTGTctgtgaaatgacgatttaatatCGTCTTTGTCCATGCACACCCCCCTTTTATAAGggaaattattagacaatgtcatgcgatgtttatgacatctgagcaataatatttcatcgaactaaaatttaagaaataatgacaaaatagcataacaaacatattgttagaaaggtgtaatatatatttattttgcatatttttctgtctttaaagctttttttttttttcccgaccgactgacccgactttttcatggggaaaatccgtaaaccaactaattaaaAAACCCTGGCATAAGCTATAAGGTAtgcagaaaataaaaacaaatttcacattGAACAAGTTACTATGGCAACAAACCATGACTgaatttgcatattttgaaaaaaaatcttgatttttcatgtttttcatcaaatttaaagTATGTGTTAGTTTGGAAAAGTATGTgtgcacccaagaaacaactatATATTTGTTGAGATTATgtcaataattataataaaacttctctgtaattattttgttgtttcttgccTGCACAGGATGTTTCCACAATGGAGATAACATttgaaaactgcataaattctgcatTTTTCAGCATTTTTGCAAAAACGGTTCATATTATGACTAAATTGGGGCACCATCAGATAAAAATCGTTATGTTTTTCATATTCAAACATTATGTGCCATTTTGAAACAGTTATCAAACCTTTTATTTTCTTGgtgccttaatgcccctactcctttcataataataattaaactagaggctctaaagagcctgtgtcgctcaccttggtctatgtgcatattaaaaaaaggacacagatggattcatgacaaaatagtgttttggtgatggtgatgtgttcgtagatatTTGCCCACCCCTGTGACGCcatattactttactgaacactCTTGCTGTTAACAATACATCTATCTATAATGCTCTTTGCCGAGTAGTTCCagagaaaaacattttgtaaaaatttaccaaaatttacaaaatttatgaacattgttagtaattgactataaagggcaataactccttaaggggtcaattgaccattctGCTCATCATGCCTTATTTTATGTCttattttgctgtacattattgctgtttacagtttatctctatctataataaaattggagataataaccaaaaacagcaaaatttccataaaattaccaattcagggacagcaacccaacaaccggttgttcaaatcatctgaaaatttaagggcagttagatcttgacttgataaacagttttacctcatgtcagatatgctttaaatgctttggtttcagagttataagtcaaaatctacattttacccttatgttctatctttagccatggtggccatcttggttggcaggccgtgtcatcggacacatttttagctcacctggtccaaagggccaagtgagcttttcccatcactttgcgtccgtcgtccgtcgtcgttaacttttacaaaaatcttctcctctgaaactactgggccaattaaaccaaacttggccacaatcatcaatggggtatctagtttaaaaaatgtgtccggtgacccggccaaccaaccaagatggccaccatggctaaaaatagaacataggggtaaaatgcagttgttggcttataactgaaaaaccaaagcatttagagcaaatctgacatggggtaaaattgtttatcaggtcaagatctatctgccctgaaattttcagatgaatcggacaactcgttgttgggttgctgcccctaaattggtaattttaaggaaattttactgtttttagtgattatcttgaatattattatagatagagataaacagtaaacagcaataatgttcagcaaagtaagatttacaaataagtcaacatgaccgaaatggtcagttgacccctttaggagttattgccctttatagtcaatttttaacaattttttgtaaatcttagtaatcttttacaaaaatcttctcctctgaaactactgggccaaattaatacaaacttagccacaatcatctttggggtatctagtttaaaaaatgtgtcaggtgacccggccatccaaccaagatggcagccatgactaaaaatagaacataggggtaaaatgcagtttttggcttataactcaaaaaccaaagcatttagagcaaatctgacatgaggtgaAATTGtttaagtaaaattgtttatcaggtcaagatctatctgccctgaaattttcagatgaatcggacaactcgttgttgggttgctgcccctaaattggtaattttaaggaaattttactgtttttatacgcccgtcgtcttttagacgggacgtattatggtataccgtccgtccgtcgtccacacttcggacaataactcaaaaacactttcaccaatttccatgaaacttaagtgaattgtttatatctattgacgtaagctccctttcgttttttttttaatttcagattttaagttttggatttatggggctttattcataaaaaaaggggggattttcaacacttcggacaataactcaaaaaggctttcaccaatgtccatgaaactttggtgaattgtttatatctattgatgtaagctccctttcaatttttataaatttcagattttaagttttggatttatggggctttattcataaaaaaaagggggattttcaacacttcggacaataactcaaaaaggctttcaccaatgtccatgaaactttggtgaattgtttatatctattgatttaagctccctttcaatttttataaatttcagattttacatttccgtgttatgaatttttatgcttaaaaaaggggggattttccaattttgggacaataactaacactttcacaaattttatataactttgataaattgtttatatcgattgacataagctccctttccatttttataaattttagattttacgttttcttaagtaatgagtttttatacttaaaaaagggggattttatgaaactttggtgaatatattaatgtaacatcccttttgatttgtatatatatttctagttgatcatataaattcatttaaagcataaaagacgagttaaaagagcaacgggcgtatcatgcg includes:
- the LOC143067298 gene encoding CCA tRNA nucleotidyltransferase 1, mitochondrial-like, whose translation is MTPSVNLTSVYVLRTIKLLSVRNLTRISKKFYYRGGNLKTMKLESPAFQSILTSELNTLVNIFDKYDHELRIAGGAVRDLVLDMVPHDIDFATTATPTQMKEMFNIEKIRMINDSGEKHGTITARINDKENFEVTTLRIDVVTDGRRAEVEFTRDWQLDANRRDLTINAMFLGFDGTIYDYFNGVEDLKNRRVKFVGDPVSRIQEDYLRILRYFRFYGRISEKGNDHEESTLNAIKENASGMKIISGERIWMELKKILCGNHARDILPTMLQLDLAPYMGLPDKTDIEEYRTVCCATEGLDPQPMTRLVALLANDDEVHLLHKRIKLSRDELQLGSFIVNHRKDSFDNDPMTYCQFLFTDSPGEMKKLTERICELLKYRGEKDLMDQFMKWESPKFPVNGYDLVDRQIPKGPIFQGTLHELKQIWKFSMFTKTKEELLENLDEIVEKVTEKVPSKKRK